The following coding sequences lie in one Benincasa hispida cultivar B227 unplaced genomic scaffold, ASM972705v1 Contig548, whole genome shotgun sequence genomic window:
- the LOC120069681 gene encoding protein PUTATIVE RECOMBINATION INITIATION DEFECT 1-like isoform X3 — protein sequence MISVQLLQKSVQLLAWPLNYRTTNFHGQIKNNDGLASNLVPGLELPSKEIWGEILFVLYKLTTIQYASNHSTENDILLHFVPELLFLSLEALMKTQNDDVRLKYVAGGA from the exons ATG ATTTCTGTACAGCTTCTTCAGAAATCTGTACAGCTTCTTGCTTGGCCTTTAAACTATCGGACAACAAATTTCCATGGCCAAATTAAGAACAACGATGGCCTCGCGTCAAATCTCGTGCCAGGCCTTGAATTACCAAG CAAGGAGATATGGGGAGAGATCCTCTTTGTTCTATATAAATTGACCACAATTCAATATGCATCTAACCATAGTACTGAAAATGATATTCTTCTGCATTTTGTTCCAGAACTTCTGTTCCTATCTCTGGAGGCGCTCATGAAGACTCAAAATGATGATGTCCGATTGAAATATGTAG CTGGTGGTGCATGA
- the LOC120069681 gene encoding protein PUTATIVE RECOMBINATION INITIATION DEFECT 1-like isoform X1 produces the protein MISVQLLQKSVQLLAWPLNYRTTNFHGQIKNNDGLASNLVPGLELPSKEIWGEILFVLYKLTTIQYASNHSTENDILLHFVPELLFLSLEALMKTQNDDVRLKYVGLSTSSKPLFLCFLDRT, from the exons ATG ATTTCTGTACAGCTTCTTCAGAAATCTGTACAGCTTCTTGCTTGGCCTTTAAACTATCGGACAACAAATTTCCATGGCCAAATTAAGAACAACGATGGCCTCGCGTCAAATCTCGTGCCAGGCCTTGAATTACCAAG CAAGGAGATATGGGGAGAGATCCTCTTTGTTCTATATAAATTGACCACAATTCAATATGCATCTAACCATAGTACTGAAAATGATATTCTTCTGCATTTTGTTCCAGAACTTCTGTTCCTATCTCTGGAGGCGCTCATGAAGACTCAAAATGATGATGTCCGATTGAAATATGTAGGTTTGTCAACTTCTTCAAAACCACTTTTTCTGTGTTTCCTAGACCGAACATGA
- the LOC120069681 gene encoding protein PUTATIVE RECOMBINATION INITIATION DEFECT 1-like isoform X2 — MISVQLLQKSVQLLAWPLNYRTTNFHGQIKNNDGLASNLVPGLELPSKEIWGEILFVLYKLTTIQYASNHSTENDILLHFVPELLFLSLEALMKTQNDDVRLKYLVVHEFG; from the exons ATG ATTTCTGTACAGCTTCTTCAGAAATCTGTACAGCTTCTTGCTTGGCCTTTAAACTATCGGACAACAAATTTCCATGGCCAAATTAAGAACAACGATGGCCTCGCGTCAAATCTCGTGCCAGGCCTTGAATTACCAAG CAAGGAGATATGGGGAGAGATCCTCTTTGTTCTATATAAATTGACCACAATTCAATATGCATCTAACCATAGTACTGAAAATGATATTCTTCTGCATTTTGTTCCAGAACTTCTGTTCCTATCTCTGGAGGCGCTCATGAAGACTCAAAATGATGATGTCCGATTGAAATAT CTGGTGGTGCATGAGTTTGGGTGA